A stretch of Arcobacter sp. LA11 DNA encodes these proteins:
- a CDS encoding FliH/SctL family protein translates to MNKSNVYSSAKVVSKNDSVENFQLGTFIQNESNPEQINNQAVLNDREINGNIDPVLNEIRALNGQIGALGEKITLLENNGMTGKEIDAQVVQAIKDLKHYANFFEQATFQMESKLLKTSISIAQKIISIEVGENSSMIAKQTITHLLDKIKSASRVKIHLNPKDYEILRNDLNLENFIELVEDPNVTAGGVVIASDLGNFDGNIEAKVNSMLESLDSVI, encoded by the coding sequence ATGAATAAAAGTAATGTTTACTCAAGTGCTAAAGTTGTTAGTAAAAATGATTCAGTGGAAAATTTCCAATTAGGAACCTTTATTCAAAATGAATCAAATCCAGAACAAATAAATAATCAAGCAGTTTTAAATGATAGAGAGATTAATGGAAATATTGATCCTGTATTAAATGAAATTAGAGCTTTAAATGGCCAAATTGGAGCTTTAGGTGAAAAAATAACACTTCTTGAAAATAACGGAATGACAGGAAAAGAAATAGATGCACAAGTAGTACAAGCAATAAAAGATTTAAAACATTATGCAAACTTTTTTGAACAGGCTACTTTTCAGATGGAATCGAAGTTATTAAAAACTTCAATTTCAATTGCTCAAAAAATTATTTCTATTGAAGTTGGTGAAAATTCATCAATGATTGCAAAACAGACTATTACCCATCTTTTAGATAAGATTAAAAGCGCCTCTCGGGTAAAAATTCATTTAAATCCTAAAGATTATGAGATATTACGAAATGACTTAAATCTTGAGAATTTTATTGAGTTAGTAGAAGATCCTAATGTAACTGCTGGTGGAGTAGTAATTGCAAGTGACTTAGGAAATTTTGATGGTAACATTGAAGCAAAAGTAAACTCAATGCTAGAA